One stretch of Pseudomonadota bacterium DNA includes these proteins:
- a CDS encoding RES family NAD+ phosphorylase → MFDDINIKEHICPNNDCVGFRVVEDQQYISTRPLVDSNTEHEILEKMLEDSKPPKPQPFEMSDAAKRDYLLFTPFRYPPLLSGTRYGRQTERSIFYGSMDLSGAFAEIAHQRFRFLDDTDAKIPPVTINYTSFKFFAGTELFVDLTKPPFNKYRSVLTDKYSYKNSQKLGSILRHKKIELFYFFSARSEQSTNIAIFSPSVFTKRTSNHKHWQCVTHTGRVEFSMERKVLYKFSG, encoded by the coding sequence ATGTTTGACGATATAAATATAAAAGAGCATATATGTCCTAATAATGATTGTGTTGGCTTCAGGGTTGTTGAGGATCAGCAATATATAAGTACCAGACCGTTGGTGGACAGCAATACCGAGCATGAGATATTGGAGAAGATGCTAGAAGACAGCAAACCTCCGAAGCCTCAGCCTTTTGAGATGAGCGATGCGGCAAAGAGGGATTATCTATTGTTCACGCCGTTTCGATACCCCCCTCTTTTAAGCGGTACGAGATATGGCAGGCAAACCGAACGCTCAATATTTTACGGCAGCATGGACTTAAGTGGGGCTTTTGCCGAAATAGCACATCAACGCTTCCGCTTCCTTGACGATACCGACGCTAAGATTCCTCCGGTTACTATAAACTACACTTCTTTTAAATTTTTTGCCGGAACGGAGCTTTTCGTAGACCTTACAAAACCTCCATTTAACAAATATAGATCTGTGCTAACGGATAAATATAGTTACAAAAACAGTCAGAAATTAGGTTCTATTTTAAGGCATAAAAAGATTGAGCTTTTTTATTTTTTCAGTGCAAGGAGTGAACAAAGCACTAATATAGCTATATTCAGCCCGTCGGTTTTTACTAAAAGAACATCAAATCACAAACACTGGCAGTGTGTTACACATACCGGCAGGGTTGAGTTTTCTATGGAACGCAAGGTTTTATATAAATTTTCCGGATAA
- a CDS encoding MbcA/ParS/Xre antitoxin family protein: protein MDYNTIQDNNNIGKDEVLSKAILNLKDSWQLSNKDIAEIIGVDSSFITRLKKGQTQIEHDKKTGQLSLMLIRVFRSLGAFLGDRMTAQQQWLDSYNRAFNSTPIDAMKNVEGLSRVVIYLDALRGSEG, encoded by the coding sequence ATGGATTATAATACTATTCAAGACAATAATAACATTGGAAAAGATGAAGTTCTGTCAAAAGCTATACTTAACCTGAAGGATTCGTGGCAACTGAGCAACAAGGATATTGCCGAGATAATCGGTGTTGATTCTTCTTTTATAACCCGCTTAAAAAAAGGTCAAACGCAAATAGAGCATGACAAAAAAACGGGGCAGTTGTCTTTGATGCTTATAAGGGTTTTCAGGAGTCTTGGGGCTTTTTTAGGGGATAGAATGACAGCACAACAACAATGGCTTGATTCATATAACCGTGCATTCAATAGCACCCCCATTGATGCAATGAAGAATGTTGAAGGATTATCAAGGGTGGTGATTTACTTAGATGCTTTAAGGGGTTCTGAAGGGTAA
- a CDS encoding DUF5020 domain-containing protein encodes MKFNKIIVLGIFAMIISSIFSFSAKAGDWVQWHSTNIQLLKGWDYDVGEEGRTIITLEHANSWKYGDFFMFIDGTRFDPGKTTAYGEFAPRLSLSKISGKKLSYGIVKDVLISTMYEKGKSDIRAYLYGGAIDLDIPGFKFFKTNFFIRDNPEIQNERTWQITLAWNSPFEIGQQKFLFEGFADFAGDEGRTYHKNQMIVPRLLMDIGRAIGKKEGKLYGGIEYQYWHNKFGIDGKTESVPQLQLKWVF; translated from the coding sequence ATGAAATTTAACAAAATTATTGTGCTTGGCATTTTTGCCATGATCATTTCTTCTATATTTTCATTTTCTGCAAAAGCAGGCGATTGGGTGCAGTGGCACTCAACCAATATACAGCTGTTAAAAGGTTGGGATTATGATGTCGGCGAAGAAGGTCGGACTATTATCACTCTGGAGCACGCAAATAGCTGGAAATATGGTGATTTCTTCATGTTTATTGATGGGACACGTTTTGATCCCGGCAAGACAACCGCCTATGGTGAGTTTGCTCCCCGCCTTAGTTTAAGTAAAATATCCGGCAAGAAATTGTCTTATGGTATAGTAAAAGATGTCCTGATCTCAACCATGTATGAAAAAGGTAAAAGTGATATAAGAGCTTATCTTTATGGTGGGGCTATTGACTTAGATATTCCCGGATTTAAATTCTTCAAAACCAATTTTTTTATCCGTGATAACCCGGAAATTCAAAATGAAAGAACCTGGCAAATAACCCTGGCGTGGAACAGCCCATTTGAAATTGGTCAGCAAAAGTTCCTGTTTGAAGGATTTGCTGATTTTGCCGGGGATGAGGGGCGCACATATCACAAGAATCAAATGATTGTACCAAGGCTGCTAATGGATATAGGCCGTGCAATAGGTAAAAAAGAAGGTAAATTATATGGCGGTATTGAATATCAATACTGGCACAACAAATTCGGCATAGACGGTAAAACTGAATCTGTTCCGCAATTGCAGCTTAAATGGGTGTTTTAA